One genomic segment of Hordeum vulgare subsp. vulgare chromosome 2H, MorexV3_pseudomolecules_assembly, whole genome shotgun sequence includes these proteins:
- the LOC123429926 gene encoding WAT1-related protein At5g64700-like, protein MGGANGAKAYGAVVLIRVMYSGMHIMSKIALDQGMNPFVFVFYRHTTAALVLIPIAFALERQKTKPVTLKIAGKMFVHALYGVTACGVLFNLGLNYASATSSSALYNVQPVVTFILAVIIGMESMKLKKLHGNLKVAGILCCVAGVTVLAFYEGPMFRSFNHHRLFQHGSGSSSGAGTYSKNQWVFGIFLMTLSNILAGLWTVLQGPLIEDTSKLMNTTLQISCASVQAFVVAVAAERDFSKWKIGWNISLAAIIYSGVIVTALSYYMQMWTIAKRGPVFLAMSMPLTLIFTIIISSFVLGETVSLGSIIAGVLLIGGLYNVLWGKSMERKDETNKMGGGKPAMELQDKEQPQVPDDAAAKV, encoded by the exons ATGGGTGGTGCCAACGGCGCCAAGGCTTACGGCGCGGTGGTTCTCATCAGGGTCATGTACTCCGGCATGCATATCATGAGCAAGATAGCGCTGGATCAAGGCATGAACCCCTTCGTCTTCGTATTCTACCGGCATACCACCGCTGCCCTTGTGCTCATCCCTATCGCCTTTGCTCTGGAGAG GCAAAAGACTAAACCTGTGACGTTGAAGATTGCAGGCAAGATGTTCGTGCACGCCTTATATGG GGTAACAGCTTGTGGCGTCTTATTCAACCTTGGTCTCAACTATGCATCCGCGACATCATCGTCGGCGTTGTACAATGTTCAACCGGTGGTTACCTTCATTCTGGCGGTCATAATTGG GATGGAGTCTATGAAACTGAAGAAGCTCCATGGCAACCTAAAAGTGGCAGGCATTCTCTGCTGCGTCGCCGGCGTCACTGTGCTGGCCTTCTACGAGGGGCCAATGTTCAGATCTTTCAACCATCACCGGCTCTTCCAACACGGCAGCGGCAGCTCCTCTGGAGCAGGCACCTACTCCAAGAACCAGTGGGTATTTGGGATTTTCCTCATGACACTCTCCAACattctagcaggcttgtggactgTGCTTCAG GGGCCACTGATAGAGGACACTTCCAAGCTTATGAATACCACGCTGCAGATCTCGTGCGCGTCGGTCCAGGCCTTCGTGGTGGCTGTTGCCGCCGAGAGGGATTTCTCCAAGTGGAAGATCGGCTGGAATATTAGCCTCGCCGCTATCATCTACAGT GGCGTGATCGTCACTGCGCTATCGTACTACATGCAAATGTGGACGATCGCCAAGAGGGGGCCGGTGTTCCTCGCCATGTCCATGCCGCTCACTCtgatcttcacaatcatcatatcTTCATTCGTTTTAGGAGAGACAGTTAGCCTAGGCAG TATAATTGCTGGGGTGCTACTGATTGGAGGCCTGTACAACGTACTGTGGGGGAAAAGCATGGAGAGAAAAGACGAGACGAACAAGATGGGTGGCGGCAAACCTGCCATGGAGCTGCAAGACAAGGAGCAGCCCCAAGTGCCGGATGATGCGGCGGCAAAGGTCTGA